A genomic segment from Vagococcus zengguangii encodes:
- a CDS encoding metal-sulfur cluster assembly factor has translation MSEQNWTEAQIEDIKERILAALETVIDPELGIDIVNLGLIYEVEFGTDGNCLVKMTLTTMGCPLADVITEEIHEALKDVEEVKNTEVKLVWYPAWTTDRMSRYARIALGIR, from the coding sequence ATGTCAGAACAAAATTGGACAGAAGCACAGATCGAAGATATTAAAGAGCGTATTTTAGCAGCACTTGAAACAGTAATCGATCCAGAGTTAGGGATTGACATCGTAAACCTTGGTTTAATTTATGAAGTAGAATTTGGGACAGACGGCAATTGTTTAGTGAAGATGACCTTAACCACAATGGGTTGCCCATTAGCCGATGTTATTACTGAAGAAATTCATGAAGCATTGAAAGATGTGGAAGAAGTGAAAAATACAGAAGTGAAGTTAGTCTGGTATCCTGCTTGGACAACGGATCGCATGAGCCGTTATGCGCGTATTGCTTTGGGGATTCGATAA
- a CDS encoding tyrosine-type recombinase/integrase, which yields MEKIRLEELITELDFTDRARGLSPKTLKKNKKALKLFREYIWKEFGVEEMGEVSTHMIRSYLIYRKEKCGNKETYINSHLRSIRALYRYAVDEEYLKEFENPTNRVKWMKEASPVIITFSDDEMKSMLNYVDKQRQNKLARYDEFHLGYMTEFLRERDKLLIMVLADSGLRASEICGLTDATYNQHGIHVVEGKGKKGRVVFVSPLVLKQKMKYDRAKSRYFDSVDYNVKKSVFVTRKGSKYSVDMMERDVKRIAVHAGVRQEVRASPHTFRHYFTQSLVRYGTDIYTIQRLIGHSSIKTTEVYLNSLVNEVVIKKGLSASPLMNLYELES from the coding sequence ATGGAAAAAATTAGGTTGGAAGAATTGATCACGGAGCTGGATTTTACAGATCGAGCAAGAGGTTTGTCACCGAAGACTTTGAAGAAGAATAAAAAAGCGTTGAAATTATTTCGAGAATACATTTGGAAGGAATTTGGAGTAGAAGAGATGGGAGAGGTTTCGACACATATGATTCGTTCTTATTTGATTTATCGTAAGGAAAAATGTGGAAATAAAGAAACCTATATCAATAGTCACTTGAGGAGTATTAGAGCACTCTATCGTTACGCCGTTGATGAAGAATATTTGAAAGAATTTGAGAACCCGACAAATCGGGTTAAGTGGATGAAGGAAGCAAGTCCGGTCATTATAACTTTTAGCGATGATGAAATGAAATCGATGTTAAATTATGTAGATAAACAAAGACAGAACAAATTAGCGAGATATGACGAATTTCATTTAGGCTATATGACAGAATTTCTACGTGAAAGAGATAAGTTGCTGATTATGGTTTTAGCAGATTCTGGTCTTCGTGCATCAGAAATTTGTGGTTTAACTGATGCGACATATAACCAACACGGTATTCATGTTGTGGAAGGTAAAGGGAAAAAAGGTCGTGTGGTATTTGTATCACCACTTGTTTTGAAACAAAAAATGAAGTATGACCGAGCAAAAAGTCGATACTTTGATTCTGTTGATTACAATGTAAAAAAATCCGTATTTGTAACACGTAAAGGTAGTAAATACTCAGTAGATATGATGGAAAGAGATGTAAAACGTATTGCAGTCCATGCAGGTGTTAGACAAGAGGTTCGAGCAAGTCCTCACACCTTTCGACATTATTTTACTCAAAGTTTGGTGAGATATGGAACAGACATTTATACGATACAACGCTTGATTGGACATAGCTCGATTAAAACGACAGAAGTTTATCTTAATAGCTTGGTTAATGAGGTGGTGATAAAAAAGGGATTATCGGCCAGTCCATTGATGAATTTATATGAGTTAGAGAGTTAA